Genomic window (Symbiobacterium terraclitae):
GGCTGCGCTGTATCTGAAGATCATGAACCTGGGTCCCAGCGAGGCGCCGATGGTGCCTCCGCCGTTCCCGGGCGTCCCGGGTCCCGGCAACACCAACTACTTCACCGGCGCGGCCTACAACGGGCCCCGCGCACCCCATCTGGACCGGTTCTACCTCTCCCCGGCGCACTACGCCCTGGTGCTCTACGCCACCCTCATCGAGGTGGGCCGCATGGCGCCGGAGGGGCTGGCGCAGTTCAATCAGGACGGCAGCACCGTGGAGATGATCGGCGCCGAGCACTCGCCCGGCATGGAGGTCACCACCGGCTCGCTGGGGCAGGGCCTCAGCCAGGCGATCGGCGTTGCGGTCGCCCGCCGGATGCGGGGCGAGACCGGCCGCACCTGGGTCTACATGTCGGACGGCGAGTTCCAGGAGGGGCAGACCTGGGAGGCCATGCAGTTCCTCTCCTTCTACAAGCTCGACCGCGTCGGCATCTACGTGGACGTCAACGGCCAGCAGTGCGACGGCGCCATGGAGTCCGTGATGCCCATCGAGCCCCTGAAGGCCCGCCTGGAGGCGTTCGGCGCCCGGGTCTTCCAGGTGGACGGCCACGACCCGGAGGCCCTCGCCGCGCCTGCGGCGCTGGAGCCCGACGGCCGGCCGCTGGTCGTCCTGGCCTACACTGACCCCTGCCGCGGGCTGGACCTGCTCCGGCGCAACGCCCCCAAGTTGCACTACTTGCGGTTCAAGAGCCCGGAAGAGCGGCAGCTCTACGAAGGGGAACTGCGCAAGATGCAGGCGGAGGAGGGCGTATAGCATGGAGTTGCTCAAGCGGGTACACGCGCACAACATCGTGGCCTGGGCCAAGGACAGGCCCGAGGTGGTCGTCCTGTCGGCCGACCTCACGAGTTCCAGCGAGGCTGACCTCTTCCGCGACACCTATCCCGACCGCTTCTTTAGCTTCGGCCTGTCCGAGCAGAACATGCTGAGCGTCGCCGGCGGGATGGCCCGCGAGGGTCTGACCCCCTTCGTCCACACCTTCGCCGTCTTCATCTACCGCCGGGCGTACGACCAGATCGCCATGTCCGTGGCGTACCCGAACCTGCGCGTGCGGATGATCGGGTTCCTCCCCGGCATCCTGACGCCGGGCGGCGCGACGCACCAGGCCATCGAGGACATCGCCGTCATGCGGGCCCTGCCCAACATGACCATCCTCGAGACCGGCGACGCGACCGACGTGGAGTCCGTCCTGGACGTGGCGCAGGCGGTGGACGGCCCCGTGTACGTCCGGATGCTCCGGGGCGAGATCCCGCGCCTCTTCGACGCCAGCGAGCCCATGCGGTTCAACCGGGCACGGATCCTGAGCCGCGGGACGGACATCGCGCTCCTCACCTCCGGCATCTGCACCGAGGAGGCCATGCGGGCCACCAGCGTGCTGAAGGCGCGCGGCGTCTCCATCCAGCACCTGCACGTGACCACGCTCAAGCCCTTCACCGACCCGGCGGTGCTCGAGGCCGCGGCGGGCGCCAAGTACGGGGTCATCACCATGGAGAACCACTCCGTCATCGGCGGCCTGGGCACGGCCGTGGCGGAGGTCATGGTCGAGGCCGGGCTCGGCAAGCGCCTGGTGCGCATCGGCATCCCTGACGTCTTCGCGCACGGGGCCAGCCGCCAGTACCTCATGAAGGAACTCGGGCTGGACGCCATGGCACTGGTGCGCAAGGTGGAACAGATGGTCGGCCAGGCGCTGGGCATCACCGAGGAGGACCTGGCCGCCGTCCGGCTCACCGCAGTCCACAGCGATGCAAAGGCGGAGGCACTGTAATGATGCTGCCCAATCCTACGCTCAACCTCTCAGGCGACCGGTTTGCCGTTCACTACCGCATCGCGGCGACCGACGAGGCCCGGCAGCTCGCGGAGGCCGTCTGCCTGGAGCAGACGGTGGAGTTCCCGGCGGACCTGGTGCCCAGCGGTGACATCCGGCAGAAGATCGTCGGCCGGATCGAGTCGCTGGAGCCCGTCGGCCCGGGCGTCTCGGAGGCCGTGATCAGCTACGCGGTGGAGACCACCGGCTTCGAGTTCACCCAGTTCCTGAACGTGCTCTTCGGCAACACCAGCATCAAGCCCGGCATCCGGGTGGAGCGGTTCACGCTGCCCGAGTCGCTGCTCAGCAGCTTCAGGGGGCCGCGCTTCGGGGTGGCGGGCCTCAGGGAGTACCTGGGCGTCTTCGACCGCCCCCTGCTCTGCACGGCGCTCAAGCCGCTGGGCCTGTCGGCGGCGGACCTGGCGAACCTGGCCTACCACCTGGCGCTGGGCGGCATCGACATCATCAAGGACGACCACGGCCTCGCCAACCAGGCCTTCGCCCCCTTCGAGGAGCGGGTGAAGCGCTGCGCCGAGGCCGTGGAGCGGGCCAGCCGCGAGACCGGGCGCCGGTCGATCTACATGCCCCACGTCGCCGGGCCGGTCGACACGGTGGTGGCGCGGGCCCGCCTCGCGAAGGAGGCGGGCGCCGGCGGGCTCCTGGTCTCGCCGGGGCTGGTCGGCTTCGACACCATGCGGCTCCTGGCCGCCGACGACTCCGTCGGGCTCCCCATCATGA
Coding sequences:
- a CDS encoding transketolase gives rise to the protein MSTQARSLTWQDEVRRVARRVRMRVLEHTLNNNGGYMSQACSSAETLAALYLKIMNLGPSEAPMVPPPFPGVPGPGNTNYFTGAAYNGPRAPHLDRFYLSPAHYALVLYATLIEVGRMAPEGLAQFNQDGSTVEMIGAEHSPGMEVTTGSLGQGLSQAIGVAVARRMRGETGRTWVYMSDGEFQEGQTWEAMQFLSFYKLDRVGIYVDVNGQQCDGAMESVMPIEPLKARLEAFGARVFQVDGHDPEALAAPAALEPDGRPLVVLAYTDPCRGLDLLRRNAPKLHYLRFKSPEERQLYEGELRKMQAEEGV
- a CDS encoding RuBisCO large subunit C-terminal-like domain-containing protein, which gives rise to MMLPNPTLNLSGDRFAVHYRIAATDEARQLAEAVCLEQTVEFPADLVPSGDIRQKIVGRIESLEPVGPGVSEAVISYAVETTGFEFTQFLNVLFGNTSIKPGIRVERFTLPESLLSSFRGPRFGVAGLREYLGVFDRPLLCTALKPLGLSAADLANLAYHLALGGIDIIKDDHGLANQAFAPFEERVKRCAEAVERASRETGRRSIYMPHVAGPVDTVVARARLAKEAGAGGLLVSPGLVGFDTMRLLAADDSVGLPIMSHPALQGSFVTSPANGISHFALFGQIARLAGADATVYPNWGGRFSFSQEECGSIAEGARVPMGHIKPIFPTPGGGMSLGRVPEMLRFYGKDVIFLIGGGLFQAGPDLVANCRSFLATVSA
- a CDS encoding transketolase family protein; this encodes MELLKRVHAHNIVAWAKDRPEVVVLSADLTSSSEADLFRDTYPDRFFSFGLSEQNMLSVAGGMAREGLTPFVHTFAVFIYRRAYDQIAMSVAYPNLRVRMIGFLPGILTPGGATHQAIEDIAVMRALPNMTILETGDATDVESVLDVAQAVDGPVYVRMLRGEIPRLFDASEPMRFNRARILSRGTDIALLTSGICTEEAMRATSVLKARGVSIQHLHVTTLKPFTDPAVLEAAAGAKYGVITMENHSVIGGLGTAVAEVMVEAGLGKRLVRIGIPDVFAHGASRQYLMKELGLDAMALVRKVEQMVGQALGITEEDLAAVRLTAVHSDAKAEAL